A single Fusobacterium hominis DNA region contains:
- a CDS encoding PD-(D/E)XK nuclease family protein, with product MSIKFNYIRYEEKFYTYFEDKKEWYSPKHLFIFNDNRMRDIFIKKMGSYLFSESPVFITLEELKERIFLTDKIVLKEAKRILAFFKSIPQEIKEDLNIENYFDVIDFANNFFSYYEMLNLSCSEKLKKEHKWQRKYLDYFKKIKKEFDILALKYNYIPSDWIENLDFYNDSWISKFEKIIFIDIVEYPTLYKKILEQLSKKMDIIISLQMPCGDFNENELKLEKCGVPILNYKPKVYFCEKDIQEAIYLIKQTDKEKINVYSPGVENNNFYQLFPNDFAQSKRDTMNDTMLYKFLNIQLKLLLSREEKLGKVYLLKEFIDGLEEKVFRDYYDINQEEFIELNNLIALGYKYISKQNIEQLLEKIADEDIVFKVKQILYDLDEITAIDSVESLNSYLLNVIELNKFLETDYDNVDILEKMLEILGIIKSNETMEIYLNPNEIFGNRQGEGFYRILIQYMKDIVIKSNIKYPQDILLIKPFDFIRYAEENNKNINYFIDITDEYIPKILRDKIFLTEIQKKEIGYQTQEELRIIEKYRFYQTICCQKNTVIITRYDEEKAIGIAPFLEEFITNNEITLAKIPVEIDEVEKVIDKFLEGNNITVDNKEGIFEKNESDFQDKSLTLGAYDITLLKECPLKFYFSKLKKLDYVKKYEGTDLDPRILGIIVHKVLEDIVKNIWKDALKGDINIESQDVELMLRKEFKKERDKIEIHMDNYILEILIPVLKKNIVYFFNLLKKNYKNQNIKRFQSEKRKNETIPYYSGKLDVYLTGRADLVVETDIHNLIIDYKTGGNNSEQLDYYSILLYEHEDGCKKAFFNVWTGEYKEIDKVSLTKEELDNIIIEFSNSSNFQMCQQIKNCNSCMYNGLCRREE from the coding sequence TTGAGTATTAAATTTAATTATATTAGGTATGAAGAGAAATTTTATACATATTTTGAAGATAAAAAAGAATGGTATTCTCCAAAACACCTCTTTATATTTAACGATAATCGTATGAGAGATATTTTTATAAAAAAGATGGGTTCTTATTTATTTTCAGAATCACCTGTATTTATAACTTTAGAAGAACTAAAAGAACGAATTTTTTTAACAGATAAAATAGTACTAAAAGAGGCTAAGAGAATCTTAGCCTTTTTCAAATCTATTCCTCAAGAAATAAAAGAGGATTTAAATATTGAAAACTATTTTGATGTTATAGATTTTGCAAACAATTTTTTCTCATATTATGAGATGTTAAATTTGTCTTGTAGTGAAAAATTAAAAAAAGAGCATAAATGGCAAAGAAAATATTTAGATTATTTTAAAAAAATAAAAAAAGAATTTGATATTCTTGCTTTAAAGTATAATTATATTCCAAGTGATTGGATTGAGAATTTAGATTTTTATAATGACAGTTGGATAAGCAAGTTTGAAAAAATAATATTTATAGATATAGTAGAATATCCAACATTGTATAAAAAAATATTAGAACAATTATCTAAAAAAATGGATATAATAATAAGTTTGCAGATGCCTTGTGGAGATTTTAATGAAAATGAACTAAAGTTAGAAAAATGTGGAGTTCCTATTTTAAATTATAAGCCAAAAGTATATTTTTGTGAAAAAGATATTCAAGAAGCTATATACCTAATCAAACAAACAGACAAAGAAAAAATAAATGTGTATTCACCAGGAGTAGAAAATAATAATTTTTATCAATTATTTCCAAATGATTTTGCTCAATCTAAACGGGATACTATGAATGATACAATGTTATACAAATTTTTAAATATACAGTTAAAATTACTGTTATCAAGAGAAGAAAAACTAGGTAAAGTTTATTTGTTAAAAGAATTTATAGATGGATTAGAAGAAAAAGTTTTTAGAGATTATTATGATATTAACCAAGAAGAGTTTATTGAATTAAATAATTTGATTGCATTGGGATACAAATATATATCTAAGCAAAATATAGAACAATTATTAGAAAAAATAGCAGATGAAGATATTGTTTTTAAGGTAAAACAAATTTTATACGATTTAGATGAAATAACAGCAATAGATAGTGTTGAAAGTTTAAACAGTTATTTATTAAATGTAATAGAGTTGAATAAATTTTTAGAAACAGATTATGATAATGTAGATATATTAGAAAAAATGCTAGAAATTTTAGGAATAATAAAGTCAAATGAAACTATGGAAATATATTTAAATCCTAATGAAATTTTTGGAAATAGGCAAGGAGAAGGTTTTTATAGAATTCTAATTCAATATATGAAAGATATTGTAATTAAAAGTAATATAAAATATCCACAGGATATTTTACTTATAAAACCATTTGATTTTATACGATATGCAGAAGAAAATAATAAAAATATAAATTATTTTATAGATATTACTGATGAGTATATACCAAAAATATTAAGAGATAAGATATTTCTTACAGAAATACAAAAAAAAGAAATTGGATATCAAACTCAAGAAGAGCTAAGAATTATCGAAAAATATAGATTTTATCAGACAATATGTTGTCAGAAAAATACAGTTATTATTACAAGATATGATGAAGAAAAAGCAATAGGAATAGCTCCATTTTTAGAGGAATTTATAACTAATAATGAGATAACACTAGCTAAAATTCCAGTTGAAATTGACGAGGTAGAAAAAGTTATTGATAAATTTTTAGAAGGAAATAATATAACAGTTGATAATAAAGAAGGAATTTTTGAGAAAAATGAAAGTGATTTTCAAGATAAATCATTAACTTTGGGAGCTTATGATATAACACTTCTAAAAGAATGTCCACTAAAATTTTATTTTTCTAAATTAAAAAAATTAGATTATGTAAAAAAATATGAAGGAACAGATTTAGATCCAAGAATATTAGGAATAATTGTTCATAAAGTATTAGAAGATATAGTAAAAAATATTTGGAAAGATGCTTTAAAGGGGGATATTAATATTGAATCCCAAGATGTTGAACTGATGTTAAGAAAAGAGTTTAAAAAAGAACGAGATAAAATAGAAATACATATGGATAATTATATTTTAGAAATTTTAATACCAGTGTTGAAAAAAAATATAGTTTATTTTTTTAATCTTCTTAAAAAAAATTATAAAAATCAAAATATAAAGAGATTTCAAAGTGAGAAAAGAAAAAATGAAACAATTCCTTATTATTCTGGCAAATTAGATGTCTATTTAACGGGAAGAGCAGATTTAGTTGTTGAAACAGATATTCATAATTTAATAATAGATTATAAAACAGGTGGAAATAATTCTGAACAATTAGATTACTATAGTATTTTATTATATGAACATGAAGATGGATGTAAAAAAGCTTTTTTTAATGTATGGACAGGTGAATATAAAGAAATTGATAAAGTAAGTTTAACTAAAGAAGAGTTAGATAATATTATCATAGAATTTAGCAATTCCTCAAATTTTCAAATGTGTCAACAGATAAAAAATTGTAATAGTTGTATGTATAATGGGTTGTGTAGGAGAGAGGAGTAA
- a CDS encoding UvrD-helicase domain-containing protein gives MGKKLILKASAGTGKTYRLSLEYIGSLIQGIDFRDILVMTFTRKATSEIKERILSFLYQMCFEQDFKEEIERNLKNIYGEQFIINYAKLKDIYSDIIENKDKLKIYTIDAFTNMLFKNIVAPYLKIYKYEIIDDDGNKEILTKTFQKLFENKEAFNIFRDFLEDNSERDMRKYITMIEKLINERWKFIVIEEGNKTYNKSFEYSDLDGLIEEFKNIVNIISDIKGYEPEQMFKKDFKDFWNTSEKKEYIYEKYDSFLKNTPWNGNKIKNSKKADITVEVDNLTNIYSKLLENLAKDLFNTKVIPYENNILKTIETIYRVYDEIKMREKKFTYTDISNYTFKYLYNKDLGFIDDDGNLTNEFFEVIDGNIRSIFIDEFQDTSILQWKILKNIIDKSENIICVGDEKQSIYGWRGGEKRLFENLDIIIDADVEILNTCYRSSENIIKYVNDLFIDISQNTGNESSSNWTYIPVKYIEKEDKGFITTIIGNEEKSALDIMIENITTYYHNNYNGIGIISRTKKHLNMIAEKLSEHDIPYTLESQANLVDLPSIKPLYNIIRWLVKGDYLALLDSLRSDLLCISTELLKFLIDNKEKFQEWLEDSYINEKFDDVNQLKIIKELQNIYKNTNGETRTLAYKLIISLGTTSKFNTQDDKKDIYTFYKLLKTYKYFNEFIIDLEDNENDTKFQKISGTNEGITLLTIHKSKGLEFDSVFYFIPKSKRHSNYKGMEVYFKTDKNYREVTDFLVCHGKFDCVLENIPEITYLKEEKEKQQLEEINNLYVALTRPKKNLFVVIEDSKTLEDESLSKLKSHTVGSLNIKDLADKKIENNIDVLSINLQENEKHYKIPIEENYLHGLEKIGLCNLDIEKKRVAGNIVHFFLENLREWTKENIEFSKKITFSRFTSIVGIKELNRIFSYENLEKLENRCKILYSNEWDYVHNEYVVYYKESEEAESQIFRLDRLMIKKPINNVKGKILIIDYKTGSHNKEQSEVYVKAVKQMLKNYKVDEKYDILFEYIELNI, from the coding sequence ATGGGTAAAAAATTAATTTTAAAAGCAAGTGCAGGAACAGGAAAAACATATAGATTATCTCTTGAATATATAGGTTCGCTTATACAAGGGATAGATTTTAGAGATATCTTAGTTATGACATTTACAAGAAAAGCAACTAGTGAAATAAAAGAAAGAATATTAAGTTTTTTATATCAAATGTGTTTTGAACAAGATTTTAAAGAGGAAATAGAAAGAAATTTAAAAAATATATATGGAGAACAATTTATTATTAATTATGCAAAACTTAAGGATATTTATAGTGATATTATTGAAAATAAAGATAAATTAAAAATATATACGATAGATGCCTTCACAAATATGTTATTTAAAAATATAGTAGCTCCTTATCTTAAAATATATAAATATGAAATAATAGATGATGATGGAAATAAAGAAATTTTAACTAAAACTTTTCAAAAGTTATTTGAGAATAAGGAAGCTTTTAATATATTTAGAGATTTTCTAGAAGATAATAGTGAGAGAGATATGAGAAAATATATCACTATGATTGAAAAATTAATAAATGAAAGATGGAAATTTATTGTAATAGAAGAAGGGAACAAAACATATAATAAATCATTTGAGTATAGCGATTTAGATGGACTTATAGAGGAATTTAAAAATATTGTAAATATTATTAGTGATATAAAAGGCTATGAACCAGAACAGATGTTTAAAAAAGATTTTAAAGATTTTTGGAATACATCTGAGAAAAAAGAGTATATTTATGAAAAATATGATTCATTTTTAAAAAATACACCTTGGAATGGAAATAAGATAAAGAACAGTAAAAAAGCAGATATAACGGTAGAAGTTGATAACTTAACAAATATTTACTCTAAATTATTAGAAAATTTAGCAAAAGACCTTTTTAATACCAAGGTAATACCATATGAAAATAATATTTTAAAAACAATTGAAACTATATATCGTGTGTATGATGAAATAAAAATGCGTGAGAAAAAGTTTACTTATACAGATATAAGTAATTATACATTTAAGTATCTTTATAATAAAGATTTAGGATTTATAGATGATGATGGAAATTTAACTAATGAATTTTTCGAAGTTATAGATGGAAATATAAGATCAATTTTTATTGATGAATTTCAAGACACAAGTATTCTACAGTGGAAAATACTTAAAAATATAATTGATAAAAGTGAAAATATTATTTGTGTGGGAGATGAAAAACAAAGTATATATGGATGGAGAGGTGGAGAAAAAAGACTTTTTGAAAACTTAGATATAATAATAGATGCAGATGTTGAAATTTTAAATACATGTTATAGAAGTAGTGAAAATATTATAAAATATGTAAATGATCTATTTATTGACATATCTCAAAATACAGGAAATGAATCTAGTAGTAATTGGACATATATACCAGTTAAATATATAGAAAAAGAAGATAAAGGATTTATAACTACAATAATAGGAAATGAAGAAAAATCAGCGTTAGATATTATGATTGAAAATATTACTACTTATTATCACAATAATTATAATGGAATAGGGATAATATCAAGAACTAAAAAACATTTAAATATGATAGCTGAAAAATTGTCAGAGCACGATATTCCTTATACATTAGAGTCTCAAGCAAACTTAGTAGATCTTCCTAGTATAAAACCACTTTATAATATAATTAGATGGCTTGTAAAAGGAGATTATTTAGCATTATTAGATTCATTGAGATCGGATTTATTGTGTATTTCAACAGAGTTGTTAAAATTTTTAATAGATAATAAAGAAAAATTTCAAGAGTGGTTAGAAGATAGCTATATTAATGAAAAATTTGATGATGTAAATCAATTAAAAATAATAAAAGAATTACAGAATATATATAAAAATACAAATGGTGAGACTAGGACATTAGCTTATAAATTAATAATAAGTTTGGGGACTACTAGTAAATTTAATACACAAGATGATAAAAAAGACATATACACATTTTATAAATTACTTAAAACTTATAAGTATTTCAATGAATTTATAATAGATTTAGAAGATAATGAAAATGATACAAAATTCCAAAAAATATCTGGAACAAATGAAGGAATAACTTTATTAACAATACATAAATCAAAAGGATTAGAGTTTGATTCAGTATTTTACTTCATACCAAAATCTAAAAGACATAGTAATTATAAGGGAATGGAAGTTTATTTTAAAACTGATAAAAATTATAGAGAAGTAACAGATTTTTTAGTTTGTCATGGAAAATTTGATTGTGTTTTAGAAAATATTCCTGAAATTACTTATTTAAAAGAAGAAAAAGAAAAACAACAGTTAGAAGAGATAAATAATTTATATGTAGCACTAACGAGACCTAAAAAAAATCTGTTTGTAGTAATAGAGGATAGCAAAACTTTAGAAGATGAGAGCCTTAGCAAGTTAAAGTCACATACAGTAGGGTCTTTAAATATAAAAGATTTAGCGGACAAGAAAATAGAAAATAACATAGATGTGTTATCTATAAATTTACAAGAAAATGAAAAACATTATAAAATTCCAATAGAAGAGAATTATCTTCATGGGCTAGAAAAAATTGGATTATGTAATTTAGATATTGAGAAAAAAAGAGTTGCAGGGAATATTGTGCACTTTTTTTTAGAAAATTTGAGAGAGTGGACAAAAGAAAATATTGAATTTTCAAAAAAAATTACTTTTTCAAGATTTACTTCAATAGTTGGAATAAAAGAATTAAATAGAATATTTTCTTATGAAAATTTAGAAAAGTTAGAAAATAGATGCAAAATATTATACTCCAATGAGTGGGATTATGTACATAATGAATATGTTGTATATTATAAAGAATCTGAAGAAGCAGAAAGTCAGATTTTTAGATTGGATAGATTGATGATAAAAAAGCCAATAAATAATGTGAAAGGCAAAATTCTTATAATTGATTATAAAACTGGAAGTCATAATAAAGAGCAAAGTGAAGTTTATGTAAAAGCGGTTAAGCAAATGCTTAAAAACTACAAAGTAGACGAAAAATATGACATATTATTCGAATATATAGAGTTGAACATTTAA
- a CDS encoding MATE family efflux transporter, translating to MILKRVWKRNKVVFAAIMTIALPAIADLFAQTLLGFFDMLMVSKLGSVAISSVGIGNAPMMAVTPIFFAVSIGTTALVSRAYGSKNNEEGKSAMGQSIILAIPISLVITILLFLFNNQILGLVGRANDMDLQMTKDYYNSVLLGMPFLCFNVIFFAAYRSISKANIPMIANILSIFINIFFNYLMIFTFGWGVLGAGIATTISRGAITLIFVYLTFFTNKFWVCIPLNSLKNFDKKMARRILKVGIPAAIEQGVFRIGMLIFEMMVISLGTAAYTAHKIALTAESFSYNMGFGFAVAGTALVGQELGRGSAKNAKRDALATTALAIFLMSLFGLVFFFFPQTITRMFSKEQAILTMSAVALRLVSVCQPFQAVSMVLSGCLRGAGDTKAVLWITVIGMYLIRIPITYLFLYKMETGLAGAWIVMTIDLGFRSIACYKVFKKGKWSYVTV from the coding sequence ATGATTTTAAAGAGGGTATGGAAAAGAAACAAGGTTGTATTTGCCGCGATCATGACAATAGCTTTACCGGCTATTGCAGATTTATTTGCACAGACTTTATTGGGATTTTTTGATATGTTAATGGTTAGTAAATTGGGATCAGTTGCTATTAGTTCGGTAGGCATAGGTAATGCTCCGATGATGGCAGTGACCCCTATATTTTTTGCTGTAAGTATAGGAACAACTGCTCTTGTGAGTAGGGCATATGGGTCTAAAAATAATGAAGAAGGAAAATCAGCTATGGGGCAGAGTATCATATTAGCTATTCCTATATCGTTGGTTATAACGATTCTTCTATTCTTGTTTAATAATCAAATTTTGGGATTAGTAGGACGAGCTAATGATATGGATTTACAAATGACAAAAGACTATTATAACTCTGTATTATTAGGAATGCCATTTTTATGTTTTAATGTCATTTTCTTTGCTGCATATAGATCAATTTCAAAAGCCAATATTCCAATGATTGCAAATATTTTAAGTATATTTATAAATATATTTTTCAACTATCTTATGATTTTTACATTTGGTTGGGGAGTATTAGGAGCAGGTATTGCTACTACTATTTCTCGTGGAGCTATAACACTGATATTTGTATATTTAACATTTTTTACAAATAAATTTTGGGTGTGTATTCCATTAAATTCTCTTAAAAATTTTGATAAAAAAATGGCTAGAAGAATATTGAAAGTAGGTATTCCAGCAGCTATAGAACAAGGTGTTTTTAGAATAGGAATGCTTATTTTTGAAATGATGGTAATTTCTCTTGGAACAGCAGCTTATACCGCTCATAAAATAGCTCTTACTGCAGAATCATTTTCTTATAATATGGGATTTGGATTTGCTGTTGCAGGAACTGCATTAGTTGGACAAGAACTAGGTAGAGGATCTGCAAAAAATGCTAAAAGAGATGCCTTAGCAACAACAGCTTTAGCTATTTTTTTAATGTCTTTATTTGGACTTGTATTTTTCTTTTTTCCTCAGACAATAACTCGTATGTTTTCAAAAGAACAAGCTATATTAACTATGTCTGCTGTAGCTTTAAGACTTGTATCAGTTTGTCAGCCATTTCAAGCTGTATCTATGGTATTAAGTGGATGTTTAAGAGGAGCAGGAGATACAAAAGCGGTTTTATGGATTACAGTAATTGGAATGTATTTAATAAGAATACCAATTACATATTTATTTTTATATAAGATGGAAACAGGACTTGCAGGAGCATGGATTGTTATGACAATAGATTTAGGATTTAGAAGTATAGCATGTTATAAAGTATTTAAAAAAGGTAAATGGAGCTATGTAACTGTGTAG
- a CDS encoding hemolysin family protein: MSFLLKLLSIVILIGISMFLSISEISLASARKIKLQIMDAEGNKNAAKVMDVQENSGDFFTAVQIGINAVSILGGIIGNNIVGDYVVDFIQEFFPSVSTNAVFIGNLTSFILITALFIEFADLIPKRLAMIAPEKIAVSVVVPMLLLIKCVKPLIFIFNGIANFIFKIFNVPLTREESITYDDIFAMVDAGAEAGVVQKKEHSLIENIFELESRWVSSIMTTRDNIVYLTISEGEESIRKKIAEQPHSKFLVCETDIDSILGYVSSKNILPRILKGELNSLSDIKDIYNRSLLVIPNTLTLSEALDRFNEVRDDFAIVLNEYGLVVGLVTLNDVVNTLMGDIVYQEEDDQIISRGEGSWLIDGSTPIEDVKKVLHDVEKLPEEDTYETIAGFMMYMLKTIPKKGAKVEYQNYSFEVVDVDRYKIDQLLVTRKVNIVNTNTESHHI; the protein is encoded by the coding sequence ATGAGTTTTTTATTAAAACTATTGAGTATTGTTATTTTAATTGGTATTAGTATGTTTTTATCGATCAGTGAGATTTCTCTTGCATCAGCAAGAAAAATCAAATTACAAATTATGGACGCAGAAGGCAATAAAAATGCGGCAAAGGTTATGGATGTCCAAGAAAATTCTGGGGACTTTTTTACTGCGGTGCAAATTGGAATAAATGCAGTTTCAATTTTAGGGGGTATCATTGGAAATAATATAGTTGGGGATTATGTTGTTGATTTTATTCAAGAATTTTTTCCAAGTGTATCTACAAATGCTGTATTTATAGGAAATTTAACATCATTTATATTAATAACAGCACTTTTTATAGAATTTGCAGATTTAATTCCAAAGAGACTAGCTATGATCGCACCTGAAAAAATAGCTGTGTCAGTTGTTGTACCGATGCTTTTACTTATAAAATGTGTAAAACCATTAATTTTTATATTTAATGGAATAGCAAATTTTATATTTAAAATATTTAATGTGCCATTGACAAGAGAAGAAAGTATAACTTATGATGATATATTCGCAATGGTTGATGCAGGAGCAGAGGCTGGTGTTGTTCAAAAGAAAGAACATTCTTTAATAGAAAATATATTTGAACTTGAGTCTAGATGGGTTTCTTCTATTATGACAACAAGAGATAATATTGTATATTTAACAATATCAGAAGGTGAAGAAAGTATAAGAAAAAAAATAGCAGAACAACCTCATTCTAAATTTTTAGTGTGTGAAACTGATATAGATTCAATATTAGGATATGTTAGTTCTAAAAATATCTTACCTAGAATATTAAAAGGTGAATTAAATAGTTTATCAGATATTAAAGATATTTACAATAGAAGTTTATTAGTTATTCCAAATACTCTTACACTATCAGAAGCATTAGATAGATTTAATGAGGTTAGAGATGACTTTGCTATTGTTTTAAATGAATATGGGTTAGTAGTAGGACTTGTTACCTTAAATGATGTTGTTAATACGTTAATGGGAGATATAGTATATCAAGAAGAGGATGATCAAATAATATCAAGAGGTGAAGGATCATGGCTAATAGATGGATCAACTCCTATAGAAGATGTAAAAAAAGTATTGCATGATGTTGAAAAACTACCAGAAGAAGACACATATGAGACAATTGCAGGATTTATGATGTATATGTTAAAAACAATACCTAAAAAAGGAGCAAAAGTAGAGTATCAAAACTATAGTTTTGAAGTTGTAGATGTAGATAGGTATAAAATAGATCAACTATTGGTAACAAGAAAAGTAAATATTGTAAATACCAATACAGAGAGTCATCATATATAA